The genomic region TACGTCAGCCCCACATTCTAGTGCTGTCATTGGTAAATCATCGCTTAACCCAAGGTGTGCCCCATGAGCCTCGTCCACTAAAAGTATTTTATCATATTTATGAGTGATTTCGGCTATTTTTTTTAAATCCGAAGCTACGCCTTCATATGTAGGATATGTAATTAGAATAGCCTTTGCATCCATATTAGATAAGATTTGTTTTTCAATTTCTTCAGGACATATTTCAAGGGGTATTCCGGTCTTTAAATCTATATTGGGATATACATAAATTGGGCTCAATTCCCCGAGTACACAGGCATGAATTACTGATTGGTGACAATTTCTATTTATTATAATTTTATCTCCGGGAGAAGTAACTGCCATAATCATACTGTATATTCCTGATGTGCTACCATTTATTAAATAAAAAGTTTCATTGCTCTTAAAAACTTCCTTTGCAATCTCTAAAGAATCTTTAATAATACCAGTTGGATAATGGAGGTTATCATTACCCGGAATCTCCGTAGTATCTATACTGCTAAGTTTATGGAATAAATGGTTGAAGTTTTTGAATATTTTACCATTTTTATGGCCTGGCACATGAAATGAGGCCACATTGCTTTCTTCTAATTTAATTAAATACTCTATTATAGGTAATTCCATATACTGCCCTCCCATAATTATTAAAAAAAATGTATAAAAATGAATTTTTATGTTAAATATATTTATGAGGCTTCCTATAAAATTAACAAGGTGGTGTATAATAAATGTACCCAAAAAAAATAAATACCTTAAAAGACCTTGTTAAAGTATATGGTCAAAGAAAATCTGACATTGAAATATCTAGGATGTTAGATATCCCTCTTGATCAAATTAAGCTCTCAAGTAAATACGCTACAACTAAAGATAAATAAGGGACTTTTTATAGTCCCTTAAATTTATGTTTATCAAATTTTAAATAATATTAGTTACAATTTCTTTTATCTTTTTCTTATATATTTCATATTTCAATTGATCCTGTGGTGTATCAACTATACTTAACTCACAACTTCGGCAAATAAACTTATGCATTAATACAATCCCTTTTTCATGATATTCATTGCAAATACAACACTCAAACTTCATTGAATACCCCCCTCAGCTTTTTATACCTAGAAGTATTACCTTTAATTATTATTTTATTCAGAGGCCACGTACAATGTTAATACTATTCTTAATTTATTTAATCTATTATCCTATAAAGCTAAGGTTATTTTACAACTCTTAATCTCGGAATTGGATAATCCTCAACATACTCCCTAGGTTGCTCTCTATGTCTAGCTACAGTCTCCTTTGTAGCAATATCATTAATAACATATTTTATTAAAATTAAGAATCCAAAAGCTATTGGTATAATAAGTAGGGTTAAAAATGCAATATTTATACTGAATTTAAACATGTTATCACATCCTTATAAATATATACGTGTAATAGAATTATAATATAAATTAAAATTCTACAAATATATACAAACTCCTACTTATACTTGCATAATTTTGCATTTTTTTAAAAAATAATTCTGTAGCACTATATTTTAAAGCCATTTATAAGAATTAGGATGTTTTATTGCTTACTACATGCTTTTTTATAAGCCTTTTGAATATACTTTTTTGGAGATGAATATAAAAGAACTAAGCAAATTAAAATTACTAGAATATATCCAAGTATTACTTTTAAAGAAAAAATATTATCAAGATTATCTCCTAATGACCCCAATATAATCGCTTTTGGTAAAATTCCAAGAACCGTTCCTATTAGCAAATGTACCAAATTAAGATTTACTATTCCCGCTGAAAAACTTACTGCATCGTAAGGAATTCCAGGAATTGCCCTCATTGTAAATATAGTCCCCATAACCCTGTTATTGTCAATGCTTTCAATTCTGTCATTAACCCAATTATTTGTAAACTTCGCAAAAAAACTCTTATACCTCCTAGCTAATAAGTAACAAATGCTAGTTGAGATAATCACTCCTATAATCGTATAAATGATTCCCATAAGAGTACCAAACATAATACCTCCAGCTATAAATAAGATAGGGGTAGGAATAAAAAAAATAGTTCTAAGACTACCAATAAGAATATATACCAATGCACTATATGGTTCATATCTATCTACAAATACTTGGATTGACTCAATATCAAAATTTGGATTATTAGACCATAAAAAAATATAAAGTACTATTATAACTGCTAGAGCTATGGTTGGTTTTAACCACTTTCCTATTAATTTATTATTCATTTTTTAATTCCTTTCTATTTTGATTACACTTATATTATATTATAAGTTATACAAAAGGGATTTTTATATGATATAATTATTTAATGTATTTATAAGTTTTACTATTTTTCAGGAGGTCCCGCATGAAACAATATATTTTTAAGCATTTTGTCTATATTGTTCTTATTTTAGTCGGTATTCTATTTTTATCATTAACATACCTACCCTCCGTTTTTTCTGTTACTTCTAATAGTGAAGTTGTTGAAGTTACTGTATCCACTGGTTCTTCATTACATGCTGTGGCAGAAGGCCTATATGATAGCGGAGTTATTAAGAGCAGATTATGGTTTAAGCACTTAGCAAAGAGTCAAAACCTTGATAGATCAATTAAACCCGGTACTTATTATATTTCCCCAAATATCTCTTTGAATCAATTACTTCACATTCTTCAAGAAGGTGAGATGGAGCAACCTATAATAGTTACAATTCCTGAGGGCTTTACGGTCTATCAAATTGCTGAGAGAATAGAAAGGGCAGGAATTGGAAGTAAAGAGGATTTTATAGAGTCTACAAAACGCCATTTTATAAACAGTAATCTTGATTTTGATACTAGTGAACTTTTTTATGAAATGGAAGGTTATCTATATCCAGATACCTATTATTTCTCTAAAAGACAAACTGTAGATGATATTGTGCTTCATATGACAAGTACAATGCAAAAGGTTTTTACTGAGGAATATTTAGAGCGTGCTAAAGAACTCAATTTAACACAACATGAGATATTGACTATTGCGTCTTTAATTGAAAAAGAAACCTATCATGATAGTGAAAGAGAATTAATTAGCGGTGTTATCTATAATAGACTTAAAATTAATAAGCTTCTTCAAATTGACGCAGCTATTATTTATGGTATTGGAAGAGGAGAAAAGCATATAAATAGAGTTCTTTACTCTCATTTAGAGGAACCTCATCCTTTTAACACTTATAGAAGGCTGGGTATTCCACCGGGGCCAATAGGTGCCCCGAGTAAAAAGTCAATTCATGCTGCCCTATATCCTTCAGAGCATGATTATCTATATTATGTTGTAGGACAAAATGGACATGCTTTCAGTAAAACCTATGCAGAACATCAAGTAAATGTAGCTAAATATAGACAAATGGTTAATAACAATTAAGGAGACCCTCAGGTCTCCTTATACATTTTTTATTTCTATTACCTCATATCCAGCATCATCAATTACTTCGTTCAAAATTGCATCTTCAATAGTTTCACTTAATAGTATAACAGCCTTTTTATTAGACAGATCAACTTCTACTTTCTCTACTCCATTTAGTTCCCTTAGAGCTTTTTCCACTCTATTAACACAATGTCCACAACTCATACCCTCAATTATTAATTGCTTTTTCACACTAGCTCCTCCTATTTCATAAGTTTTTTTACTATTTTCAACAAATCCTCCATAGCCTCATCGTTCCCTGACTGAATTTGTTCTTTTACACAATTTTTAAAATGACTTTCCATTAAAATTAATTCAATGGCTCCTAAGGCAGACCTAGATGCTTCTATTTGATTTATAACATCGTCACAATATGTTCCCTTTTCAACCATGTTTTTAATTCCTCTAATTTGTCCTTCTACTCTATTTAAACGATCTATAATTGATTTTTGAACTTTTAATGATTCCTCTGTAGGCTTTTTTTCCAATATTTTTCACCTCTCTCTCTATATATTATACTATACCCCCCTACTGTATTTCAAATGCATAAATATAATAAATAAAATTTGGTAAAACTATTGACAAAATCATTTTAAAGTCATATTATATTATTAATCTTATAAGTTTAGTATGTTTAGGTGGTGTTATATTTTGAAAATATCTACAAAAGGAAAGTATGGTCTAATTGCAATGATTGACTTAGCCTTAAACTCTAATGGAAGTTTTATACCTCTTAATGTCATCGCTGACAGACAAAATCTCTCAACTAATTATTTGGAGCAACTATTTTCACCTTTAAAAAAAGCTAAGCTTGTTAAAAGTGTAAAAGGCGCTCAAGGCGGGTATACATTAGGTGATAGTCCAGCAAATATTACTATAGGCTCTATTTTACGGGCTCTTGAAGGCAACTTATCTGTAATAAATAATCAGAATTTAGATAATACTATTGAGCAATGCCTAAA from Serpentinicella alkaliphila harbors:
- a CDS encoding sigma factor G inhibitor Gin, with the protein product MKFECCICNEYHEKGIVLMHKFICRSCELSIVDTPQDQLKYEIYKKKIKEIVTNII
- a CDS encoding heavy-metal-associated domain-containing protein; the encoded protein is MKKQLIIEGMSCGHCVNRVEKALRELNGVEKVEVDLSNKKAVILLSETIEDAILNEVIDDAGYEVIEIKNV
- the mltG gene encoding endolytic transglycosylase MltG; translated protein: MKQYIFKHFVYIVLILVGILFLSLTYLPSVFSVTSNSEVVEVTVSTGSSLHAVAEGLYDSGVIKSRLWFKHLAKSQNLDRSIKPGTYYISPNISLNQLLHILQEGEMEQPIIVTIPEGFTVYQIAERIERAGIGSKEDFIESTKRHFINSNLDFDTSELFYEMEGYLYPDTYYFSKRQTVDDIVLHMTSTMQKVFTEEYLERAKELNLTQHEILTIASLIEKETYHDSERELISGVIYNRLKINKLLQIDAAIIYGIGRGEKHINRVLYSHLEEPHPFNTYRRLGIPPGPIGAPSKKSIHAALYPSEHDYLYYVVGQNGHAFSKTYAEHQVNVAKYRQMVNNN
- a CDS encoding RrF2 family transcriptional regulator codes for the protein MKISTKGKYGLIAMIDLALNSNGSFIPLNVIADRQNLSTNYLEQLFSPLKKAKLVKSVKGAQGGYTLGDSPANITIGSILRALEGNLSVINNQNLDNTIEQCLNIHLWQKLDANVNEFIDNITLEHLVSDYKKMFDDSSFMFYI
- a CDS encoding TVP38/TMEM64 family protein, which produces MNNKLIGKWLKPTIALAVIIVLYIFLWSNNPNFDIESIQVFVDRYEPYSALVYILIGSLRTIFFIPTPILFIAGGIMFGTLMGIIYTIIGVIISTSICYLLARRYKSFFAKFTNNWVNDRIESIDNNRVMGTIFTMRAIPGIPYDAVSFSAGIVNLNLVHLLIGTVLGILPKAIILGSLGDNLDNIFSLKVILGYILVILICLVLLYSSPKKYIQKAYKKACSKQ
- a CDS encoding metal-sensitive transcriptional regulator, which codes for MEKKPTEESLKVQKSIIDRLNRVEGQIRGIKNMVEKGTYCDDVINQIEASRSALGAIELILMESHFKNCVKEQIQSGNDEAMEDLLKIVKKLMK